GTCATAATTACTATGATTTTTCTAGCTTTGAATCCAAAAAGATAGAAGCGATTTTGCAACATTACAAAGATTATACATTTATGGAATTTAGTGATATTTATGAATATATTGATTTTGCTTACAATATTACATTGCCGTGGATAGAAAATAATGAAGTGCGCAAACAAATCGCCACACAAAAGGCAAAAGAATTGCATATATCATTGCAAGATTTAGATTTTAATGATTTAACTTTGCTAGAAAACAAACTCAATCAAACATTTTATCAACAAGCACTGAAAAGCAAAATAGAAGTAAGCCAAATAGACACACTGCTAAATGAACTGCGGATTTTAGCATCTGGGGCGCAAGAAAAATCTAGCCTTGATAATATCCCAGAGCCACTGCGCTTGGAGTATTTACTCGCCCTTATTTTAGGCAAAAAATATGGTAGCAAAAATCTAGAATCAAACCTTATCTACAATGAAAATGGCGAACCACTATCCTACGCCCCTGCGGGAAAGGCGGATTTGCTCTATGAAAATTTCTCTTTTGAAGCCACGATGATAAAAAATCGCAATCAACAGCTAAATAGCGAAACCACAAGCGTAGCACGGCATTTTTATGAATCAAAAAAGCAAAATACGCTCGAGCAACGCGCTATGCTTATCGCGCCATATATTCATTGGGATGTCGCGCTATTTTTTAAATTCTGCGCCAAAGAGTTTGATAGCAAGCTCGCTCCTATTAGCATTTCTAGCTTTATTACGCTTATAGAAAAAAGTGCGACATTTAGCGAGTTTAGCACGAATTTTGATAGGCTTTTTGTGGATAAACTTTTGCGCGATAAAACAGATGCGTATGTCGATAGTGTGAATTTTGTGAGATAGTATAAGATGGATTTTGTGTGCGAGGTGTGATAGGTAGCAATATGCCAAATTTTGCTTACATAAAATATGAAAATTTCTAGTTATCTCAAGTTTGTGGGTTTTGCAAATGTCGCTGGTAACATTAAGCGAGATTTTGTATAATTTTGGCATTTAATTTTTAAGGAATGTCGTGTCAAATTTGGCTTTAAATCCTCCTCAAACCTTGCAAACTTCACAACCCGCACTTTTTGATTTAGACACTAGCGAGTCATTAGCACAGCGCAAGGCGCGGTTTTTGCATTCACTCAAAGGCAAATCCCTCGCTTACAAACGCTACACCAAATCCCCCTTGCGCTATGGCGGTGGCAAATCCCTAGCCGTAGGGCTCATAATCGAGCATTTTCCAAATGATATAAAGCGCGTAGTAAGCCCATTTATCGGTGGTGGGAGCGTGGAGGTGGCAAGTGCGCTAGAGCTAGGCTTGGAAGTGCGGGGTTTTGATATTTTTGATATTTTGGTAAATTTTTGGCAGGTTGCAATCGCTGATTGTGGCGCACTTCACACCGAGCTAGAGAATCTAGAGCCAAGCAAAGAGGTGTATGAGAAAATCAAAAATGAGCTAAAAGCGCATTATAAAAAATTCTCGAATCTTGATAACCTAAATTTGGCGCGGGATTATTATTTTAACTTCAATCTTAGCTATGGACCGGGGTTTTTGGGGTGGATGAGCAAAATCTATGAGGACACAACGCGCTATAAAAATATGCTTAAAAAATTGCGCGATTTTGGGGCGCATAAGGGGGCGCAAAATCTAAGCGTAGAGTGCGAAAGCTTTGAAGCGGTGTT
This genomic stretch from Helicobacter macacae MIT 99-5501 harbors:
- a CDS encoding DNA adenine methylase, with protein sequence MQTSQPALFDLDTSESLAQRKARFLHSLKGKSLAYKRYTKSPLRYGGGKSLAVGLIIEHFPNDIKRVVSPFIGGGSVEVASALELGLEVRGFDIFDILVNFWQVAIADCGALHTELENLEPSKEVYEKIKNELKAHYKKFSNLDNLNLARDYYFNFNLSYGPGFLGWMSKIYEDTTRYKNMLKKLRDFGAHKGAQNLSVECESFEAVFEKYKDDFFYCDPPYFLSGDSKMFKGIYPMRNFPIHHNGFKHELLAELLRTHKGRFILSYNDCEWVREAYKGFKILEPKWQYTMGQGETRIGKNRIERGDTDNIKQSHELLIIKE